The genomic stretch GGTTCTCCCTTTTTTCGTCTTCTCCTGCTGCTATGGTAATCTATGGCTTTTACCTAGATTTATTTTACTGCTACTACATCTTGCCGCGATTTTCAATTACTTCCCTGGTATCCCTGGCGATCATTAATTCCTCGTTAGTGGGAATCACCCAGATCTTAACACGGGAATCTGCGGCTGAGATCTCTTTTTCCTCTCCCATTACTTTATTCTTGTCGAGATCTATCTTTAAACCCAGGTATTCCATTTCTTTACATATTTCTTCCCGGATCCGGGGGGAATTCTCTCCAATACCGGCGGTAAAAACTAACGCATCTATTCCATTGAGTACAGCCACATAGGCGCCAACGTACTTTTTGACATCGTGGGCAAAAATTTTCAGGGCCAACTGCGCTCTTTCATGACCTCTAGCTGCCGCTTCCTCCAGGTCACGGAAATCGCTGCTGATTCCGGAAATACCGAGCACTCCACATTCTTTATTTAAAAATTCATTTACTTCCTGAACAGTCATTTGTTTTTTCTCCATCAAAAAGGTTACTACGGCAGGGTCAATATCTCCGCAACGGGTACCCATAGTTAATCCCTCTAAAGGAGTAAAGCCCATACTGGTTTCCACTGACTGTCCGCCCCGGATAGCTGTAACACTGGCCCCATTTCCCAAGTGGCAGGTGACCAGCTTTAACTCTTCCAGCGCTCTTCCCATCAACTTTGACGCCCTTTGCGCCACATATTTATGAGAAGTGCCATGAAAACCGTATTTGCGAATGCCATATCTACGACCTAAGTCATAAGGAATACTGTACAAATATGCTTCGGGTGGCATGGTCTGGTGAAAAGCGGTATCAAAAACCGCCACCTGTGGCACATCGGGTAGAACTTTCTCAGCGGCTTCTATACCTACCAAGTTAGGAGGGTTATGTAAAGGAGCCAGCTCACTGAGTTCCCTAATGGCCTTTTTTACTTCGTCGTCGATGAGAACAGAAGAGGAAAATTTATCTCCGCCATGTGCTACCCGATGACCAACTCCGTCTATTTCCCCCATATCGCCTATCACACCATATCGGGTATCAGTCAGGGCTCGGAGGGCCTTTTGAACCGCTACTCGGTGGTCCGGAATCGGCTCCTCCCACTTCAGTTTCTGCTTCCCTGCAGGCTGATGATTGATCCGGGAACCTTCCAAGCCAATTCTCTCTATCAATCCCCGGGCAAGAACCGTTTCCGTGTTCATGTCGAAAAGACGGTATTTAATCGAAGAGCTACCGCAATTAATCACTAGTATCTTCAACGTATTCTCCCCCTTGTCCTGCGATTTAATTTCTGTCTGTATTTCGTCGCTGTTCCAGTACCTGCTTTATTGACGGCAAGGCATCCAAAGCCGCCTCCCGACCCAGGGCTATACACTCGGCCGCCAGGTCAAAGCGTGTTGGACCAATATGGGCCAAATCCGGTTGAATTATTACATCCGCTTCTAATACTTTGTGTTTCACCACCTCCCGATCAAGCAAGTCAATGGCATGAAGCATGATATCAAAAATGTTCTGAGCTTTTAACTCTTGATTCTCTGTTCCCCCGTATTTCACATCAACAGCAATTATCACTTCCGCACCCTGCTCTCGTAACACGCTCACAGGAATTCTTTCGAGAACTGCACCATCTACTAATACACGTCCATGCAATCTCTTAGGATGAAATATGCCGGGAATAGCAATACTTGCCCTTACTGCTTCTGCTACCGAACCCTTGTTAATTACAACTTTTTCTCCTTTCTCTATGTCAACGGCAACAGCGTAGAAAGGTATCCTTAGCTCATCAAAAGTCATTTTTTTGGTCAACAAATTTAGCAGCGCCTCAACTTTCTGGCCTTTGATAAGACCTATTCGAGGCACTGTAAGGTCTATAAACTGGCTAGATTTCAATTCCACGGCCAGTTTTTCAAGCATTTTAAGATCGGACCCGCATGCATACAAAGCACCAAACACACTGCCTATGCTGGAACCTGCTATCAGATGAACAGGTATTTGTGCTTCCTCTAAAACTTGCAGTACCCCTAAATGAGCCATGCCCCGGGCCGCCCCGGCTCCCAAGGCCAATCCCACTGTGGGTTCATTGCCCACGCCACCACCCCCAGGTTCTAACTCTTTTTTAGAATACCCTACCCGTGAAGTCTTTAAACTGCCGAAGCCCCCCTCTGGTCTAAAACCCTTCCCCTTTAAATATACATAATTGAACAAGTACCTATTCAAGGTTCCCCTGAAGGTGAAACTATGTCAGACTACTTTTACCGCAAAAATATATTTCGAGGGCAAATATTGTGGGTCTTGGTAGCCGTTCTATTTGCCGCTTCAATGGTAATTTACCCTCGAGAAGTTTTTCAGGCCTCCGTACGAGGCCTGGACACTTGGTGGCATATAGTATTTCCCGCGCTGCTTCCGTTTTTTGTCGTAT from Calderihabitans maritimus encodes the following:
- a CDS encoding patatin-like phospholipase family protein → MGNEPTVGLALGAGAARGMAHLGVLQVLEEAQIPVHLIAGSSIGSVFGALYACGSDLKMLEKLAVELKSSQFIDLTVPRIGLIKGQKVEALLNLLTKKMTFDELRIPFYAVAVDIEKGEKVVINKGSVAEAVRASIAIPGIFHPKRLHGRVLVDGAVLERIPVSVLREQGAEVIIAVDVKYGGTENQELKAQNIFDIMLHAIDLLDREVVKHKVLEADVIIQPDLAHIGPTRFDLAAECIALGREAALDALPSIKQVLEQRRNTDRN
- a CDS encoding acetate/propionate family kinase; translated protein: MKILVINCGSSSIKYRLFDMNTETVLARGLIERIGLEGSRINHQPAGKQKLKWEEPIPDHRVAVQKALRALTDTRYGVIGDMGEIDGVGHRVAHGGDKFSSSVLIDDEVKKAIRELSELAPLHNPPNLVGIEAAEKVLPDVPQVAVFDTAFHQTMPPEAYLYSIPYDLGRRYGIRKYGFHGTSHKYVAQRASKLMGRALEELKLVTCHLGNGASVTAIRGGQSVETSMGFTPLEGLTMGTRCGDIDPAVVTFLMEKKQMTVQEVNEFLNKECGVLGISGISSDFRDLEEAAARGHERAQLALKIFAHDVKKYVGAYVAVLNGIDALVFTAGIGENSPRIREEICKEMEYLGLKIDLDKNKVMGEEKEISAADSRVKIWVIPTNEELMIARDTREVIENRGKM